Genomic window (Gemmatimonadota bacterium):
AGATATCTTGCTCGCCTGGCAAAGGCCGGTCACCGGCCGCTCGTGGTGGTAGCGCGGAGAGGGGATGATGCGCCAGCTGCCGTGGATCGCAGACCCCGCAAATCGGAACGGCAGGCTGCCACGCACCGTTGAGGCCGCCAACGGGAACGGGACGGGGCTCCTGCGCCATCTCATGCGCTCTTCCGGCGCGCCGCGCCACCCCGAATCGCCCCCCGTCCGGCTGCGCCGGAGCCGCCGCGTCTCCGACGCCTTCACCGCGATTCCCGACCTGCGGCGCGACAGATTTTCCCGTTAGTCGCCGGAAGGCCTGCTGCCGGCCACCGCCCAGAGCTGGCCGGCGACGTAACGCACGAGCTGGCGTTCCCCGGCATTGAGCCGGCGGGCCGCGCCGTAGTAGAAGCTCAGCGCACCCTTTGCCCCGTCCCGGCCAACCAGCGGCGCCGCTACCAGCGACACGAACCCCAGCTCGCGCGCCGGCACCCACCACTCGTGCAGCCCGGGATCCCGGAAGATATCTTCCACCTCGGAGGCAAAGCTCGCGTCCACCAGCGGCGCCACCCGAGCCAGCGCCAGTCGGAAGGCCTCGAGCGCCCCGCGCGCGGCCAGGCACGCCTGCCGGACCTCGCGTGCGACTTCTAACTCTCGCGGCGGCAAGGGTTCAGCTCTTCCGTCCGACATCCCCGCTTCGGGGCGCGTCGCGGGATTCCGAATCACAATTCAAGATTCCAGCCCCTGGCTGCCGGCGCGGCGTCGGGAAAGCCGCGCGCCCACGCCAATATCTCTCTTGACGCGGTTGGGCCGCCGCCATACTGTAGCACACGCTTTTTCGGCCAATCATCCCTCGTGGGCCCAGCGGGCGCGTCATAGCGGCGTGGGCGGCCAGAAGTTGGCGGTGCCGGTTCGGGCTGCGCAAGGCTGCCTCGTAGGTGGCACACGCGAGAGCTTGCCGGGCGAGGAAGGTAGGCAGACCCGCCGCCTGCGGTCCCCGGAGCGTAGTCGCCATGGTCACTTAACTCGAGGAGCAATGCCATGAACAAGTCGGAACTGGTCCAGACGCTGTCGAGCCGCACCAACATGACCAAGGCGCAGGCATCCCGCGCCCTGGACGCGATGTTCAACGCAGGAAACGGCATCATTGCCCAGACGTTGAAGCGAGGTCAGAAGGTGCAGATCACCGGCTTCGGCACATTCGAGACCAGGGCTCGCAAGGCGCGCACCGGCCGTAATCCGCGCACGGGCAGGGAGATCCGCATTGGCCCGACGACGAGTCCGTCGTTCCGGCCGGGGAAGGCGCTCAAGGATACGGTGAAGCGTTAGTGAGGGA
Coding sequences:
- a CDS encoding GAF domain-containing protein, which codes for MPPRELEVAREVRQACLAARGALEAFRLALARVAPLVDASFASEVEDIFRDPGLHEWWVPARELGFVSLVAAPLVGRDGAKGALSFYYGAARRLNAGERQLVRYVAGQLWAVAGSRPSGD
- a CDS encoding HU family DNA-binding protein, translated to MNKSELVQTLSSRTNMTKAQASRALDAMFNAGNGIIAQTLKRGQKVQITGFGTFETRARKARTGRNPRTGREIRIGPTTSPSFRPGKALKDTVKR